The genomic stretch AACAGGAAAGCTCTGAGATATACGCACTGTACATCGCCATAATAGATACTTGGGAGCAATATAGATTTGGTGTTGAGAATGATGAGCTTTTTACCCAAAGCACAATAGAATCTAGAGAAATAAAGCACTTTGGACTAATTGATCGGGTTGAAAAGGCAATTCAAAAAACTGAGCAACTTCAAAGTAGGGATATTAAGACGAAAGAATTCACCGAATTGGCTCTAAAGAGCTTTAAGGATATTAGAAACATAATTTTCGAGCTAGACATTTTAGGCGGATTTAAGGAAAAACAATTTAATCCACAAAAGTATAATTTTGAATACACTGATGAATTAGACAGCCAATTCTCATCTCGAATGGAATTAAATTACCAGGGGATGCAAGATCAGATGATGAAAGGTTTTATGGATGTTTACAGGAACAAGGAAAAGCTATTTTCATTGAGCACAGGCCTGAAAATACGAAATTAATCACAACCCACACCAGTGGGTTTTTTTACGAGTAAAAATTATGTCTTGGACAAATCCGCCGACGAATTTTGCGTTGCAAGTCTTGAAAGATGGCGATGAGCATTTACGGAAAGTAGCTGCGGAAATGCTGCAGCAAGTGATTATGGGTAGTCCTGTTATGGACGGGGCTTTTCGCTCAAACAATATAATTTCAATTAATGCACCAGATAATAGTGCGATTGCTGGTACTGGAAATACAAAACCCAAAGGCAGTCTAGATCAGAAAACATTTGATGATGGTGCGCAGAAGATACTGCAAGCAAAAATTGGCGACACAATTTATCTTCAGAACAATTTGCCGTACGCCGTGGCCTTGGAAGATGGGCACTCACAACAGACACCTCTCGGCATCTACTCAATCGCTTATATGAATACGGTGAATAAATTCAAATGATGAAACAGCAGCAAGCCGAGCTTGAAATATTCAAACGCATCGGCCAGTTTACCGCCGTGGATAAAGATAATTTACGCATTGAAAATCAGCCAACCCGTGATGGTATGCCATTCAAACCACCAAGCAATAAACCATGGTGTAGAGTTCATGTGAATTACGGCGATAGTGGGATTGCAAGCATTGGTAATAGTCCTGATATTCGGGATTATGGGTTTATCTCAATCCAGTGCTTTGCACCACTTAACACCGGTACGATTGTAGTCGCAGCCATGTGCGATGAGTGGCGTGAATTACTGCAGTCATACACCGTATCCCATCTTGAGATATATAAGGTCCATGCACCGCGAAGCATTGAAGATAAAGACTTTTACGCTAAGATAGTGAGAGCAGAATTTAGGGTGAACTAATGGCATTTAATCTTACACTTGAAGAAATTGAGTTTAAACGACAAGAATTAGAACAGCATTTAGCTGAGGTGATGAGTCGAGAGCTCACTGAGTGGCAACGAAAGAATTGTCTATGTGTGCAGGATGTGAATGTTCGACTTGCTTCGAATCACTCACTTGGCTCTGCAAAAACGAATATTGTTACTGGCGTAAGTGTGGATTTAGACTACAAGCCATAATTACAAAATAACTTATCCTCCAATCAAACCGCCCTTACTGGGCGGTTTTTTATACCCAAAGAAAAACCCCGATAGCTACAACTATCAGGGTTTCGATTTCCAGTTGAACGTGCAAGAACAAGAGGAAAGTAATCTGTGATCAAAGATACCAGTTTTTCATTCAGTATGCTAGGAGTCAAGATGAGTGTAATTAACTTAAGTCCTGAAAGTTTTGTTTATTTCTTTGTGTGCTTGGTATGCATTTATGCGGCAATAAGAGCAATCAACCTTGGCTTTAAGTACACAGAAAAACGTCTAAATTTACGATAAGAGCTATTTAAATCAGAGCACCCAATCGGGTGTTTTTTTATGCCAAAAATTAAGGAGACATTATGTCATCTGGAGCAAAGCAGGTCACACGATATGGTGTGGAAACAACAGTTGGAACGGCAGCAGCAAAATGGCAGACACTTGGATTTACGTCAAATAGTCTTGATGCTGCACCACAAACAACCGAATCACAAACAATCAAAGATACCCGAATTGCAGCGGGCACACTGGTTACTGGTGTAGAAGTTACTGGTGATATCGAAACTGAGTTCGCTTACGGCATTCAGGATGAATTATTGGAGTGTGCGGCCTTTAATAAATGGGCTGCAAATGTACTCGCTTTCGGTGGCACCACTCGAAAAACCATTTCTGTGGTACGTGGCTTTACTGACGTAGACAACTATCACCTATTCACTGGTTGTCACATCAATACATGGACACTATCGATTCCAGATTCAGGCATCGTAACGTCGAAATTCTCAATCATGGGAATGGGTCGTAAAGCGTCAGCAGTAGTACCAACTGGAACGGTCACGGCGGCAGTAGATGCGGTTCAATTCACAAGCGTATCTGTGGGCGATATCTTAATTGATGGCGCCGTAAAGGATGGTATGTGCGTATCGCAGCTTGATTTGACTATCGACAACTCAATGCAGATCCAAAAATGCTTAGGTAAAAAAGACAATAACGGCATCGGTGCAATTCTTGAAACACTTATGAAAGGCTCGGGAAGTGTGACAATTTCATGGTCCAAGAATACTGCTGAACTTTATGAAAAGCAGTTTTTGAATATTCCGATCGGGCTGTCGTACTCACTGGCTGATTCGGCCGGTAATAAATATGTGCTGGCACTACCTCAAGTGTTGCTATCAGCCCCATTGCCAAGCGGTGGCGGTGGTGATCTGCTTACAACTCAATTTAGTTTCACCGTTAAAGATGCGGCACCAACATTGACGCGTGTACCTGTAACTCCGTAATGAATCAAATATAAGCCCACTGCATTAGCATGGGCTTGGCTCTAAATTTGGAATAACAAAATGGCTTTAAAAGTAGCAATTCAAAAAAGTAAAGAAGTCGCATTGTGGCGTGAATATAAAGATGATGATGGCAATGTACTTGCTGAATTTAAGATTCGTGGCGATGGCTATAAACCGTATCGTGTTGCGTTAGAGCGTGCGAATAATCAGATTAGTGCAAAAGGCTTTGATGTTGCTGGTGCTGGTGATGATAAGCTGTTTCATGAGTTGTTGATTGAAGCAGCGGCATGTCACTTAATCGCTGACTGGAAAGGCATTGAGTTCGAAGAGGATGGCGCAATCATTGAGCCAACTTGTGGCAAAGAAACCGCAACAAAACTTCTGAGCATGGGCGACATCGGCATAGCTGTGTGGGTATTTGTGAAAACCCAAG from Acinetobacter pullicarnis encodes the following:
- a CDS encoding phage tail terminator-like protein — its product is MMKQQQAELEIFKRIGQFTAVDKDNLRIENQPTRDGMPFKPPSNKPWCRVHVNYGDSGIASIGNSPDIRDYGFISIQCFAPLNTGTIVVAAMCDEWRELLQSYTVSHLEIYKVHAPRSIEDKDFYAKIVRAEFRVN
- a CDS encoding phage tail tube protein produces the protein MSSGAKQVTRYGVETTVGTAAAKWQTLGFTSNSLDAAPQTTESQTIKDTRIAAGTLVTGVEVTGDIETEFAYGIQDELLECAAFNKWAANVLAFGGTTRKTISVVRGFTDVDNYHLFTGCHINTWTLSIPDSGIVTSKFSIMGMGRKASAVVPTGTVTAAVDAVQFTSVSVGDILIDGAVKDGMCVSQLDLTIDNSMQIQKCLGKKDNNGIGAILETLMKGSGSVTISWSKNTAELYEKQFLNIPIGLSYSLADSAGNKYVLALPQVLLSAPLPSGGGGDLLTTQFSFTVKDAAPTLTRVPVTP